Proteins found in one Candidatus Thermoplasmatota archaeon genomic segment:
- the priS gene encoding DNA primase catalytic subunit PriS → MQSLSYLKQKFYDYYKNAILEYPLRFGRREFGFMFFESELMQRHLSFSTREELKNFIIERVPSHVYYSAAYYNAPSATEMVKKGWLGADLIFDLDGDKLQKAKNLDYKEMLEVVKRETLKLIESFLISDFGFDSKFITVNFSGARGYHVHVVEPKILALDSYARREILDYLTAEGLDWNKRIFHEEVYMIVRSGFRKIAKKTIKMPCASAGGWEGKVGRGLLKFVENLEDSSAEEAIAKLQSYGIKKKTAVSIYKELFEKVSGVRGVDKVKEGRLDIFSKDSYLNAFLDIINKELRVDLTSGTDEPVTSDTKRLIRMQSSLHGKTGFKAVSLTIDELKDFEPLRDAVAFSDLPTKIKVLGDVKFELGGEKFNLTEGLTVLPEYAAVFLIARGAAEKI, encoded by the coding sequence ATGCAAAGCTTGAGTTATTTGAAGCAAAAGTTTTATGATTATTATAAAAACGCAATTTTAGAATATCCTTTGCGCTTCGGTAGACGCGAGTTCGGCTTTATGTTCTTTGAGAGCGAGCTGATGCAGAGGCATCTGAGCTTCAGTACAAGAGAGGAGCTGAAAAATTTTATAATAGAGAGAGTGCCCTCGCACGTGTATTACTCAGCTGCTTATTACAATGCGCCAAGCGCAACTGAAATGGTCAAAAAAGGCTGGCTCGGCGCTGACTTGATATTTGACCTGGATGGCGATAAATTGCAGAAGGCAAAAAATCTAGATTATAAAGAGATGCTTGAGGTTGTAAAGCGCGAGACTTTAAAGCTAATCGAGAGTTTTCTGATATCAGATTTTGGATTTGATTCAAAGTTTATCACAGTAAATTTTTCAGGTGCTAGAGGCTACCATGTACATGTTGTTGAGCCTAAAATTTTAGCGCTCGATTCCTATGCAAGGAGGGAAATTTTAGATTATCTGACTGCTGAGGGCTTGGACTGGAATAAGAGGATATTTCATGAAGAGGTGTATATGATTGTAAGGAGCGGCTTCAGAAAGATCGCCAAGAAAACTATAAAAATGCCGTGCGCTAGTGCTGGAGGCTGGGAAGGCAAGGTAGGAAGAGGACTGTTAAAATTTGTAGAGAATTTAGAAGATAGCTCTGCTGAAGAGGCTATTGCTAAACTTCAGAGCTACGGCATTAAGAAGAAAACTGCAGTGTCTATCTATAAAGAGCTCTTTGAAAAAGTGTCTGGAGTAAGAGGTGTAGATAAAGTAAAAGAGGGCCGACTCGATATTTTTTCTAAAGATAGTTATCTGAACGCTTTTCTAGACATTATAAATAAAGAATTGAGGGTGGATCTTACTAGCGGTACAGATGAGCCTGTAACTTCAGATACTAAAAGACTTATAAGAATGCAGAGTTCATTACATGGTAAAACAGGTTTTAAAGCTGTTAGCTTAACTATTGATGAGCTGAAAGATTTTGAGCCTTTAAGAGATGCTGTTGCTTTTTCAGATTTGCCGACAAAAATCAAAGTGCTCGGAGATGTAAAATTTGAATTGGGCGGCGAAAAATTTAATTTGACTGAAGGACTAACAGTTCTGCCTGAGTATGCAGCTGTGTTTTTGATAGCCCGTGGAGCAGCTGAAAAAATTTGA